The genomic DNA GGTACTCCAACAACTTGAGAGTTTAGGATACGAACGAGTAAACATACATAACGTTGAACAACTACATGATAATTTTCGAAACATTATCAATGAACGTCATAAGGATAAATTAAATGGGAAACCGCTGACGGATCGTGAGTTTGAACGTTTAATGACGGGAATTAACGGTAAATCTGTATTTGATAGTGCAATGCAATTACGCGATAGTTATGTACTTAAACGTGATGATGATACTGATTTATATCTGAATTTCATGAACTTAAAACAATGGTGTCAGAATAAATTCCAAGTAACCAATCAAATCAGTGTGAAAGATAAATATAAAAGCCGTTATGATGTGACAATTTTGATTAATGGTTTGCCATTAGTTCAAATAGAATTGAAGCGTAGTGGGGTAGCGATTACGGAAGCATTTAATCAAATTGAGCGTTATCGTCGTCAAAACTATACGGGTTTATTCCGATACATACAATTATTTGTCGTTAGTAACAAAATGGAAACACGCTACTACGCCAATAGTGATCGTGAAATCTTTAAGGGACAAATGTTTTATTGGAGTAATGAACAAAATGAGCGTATTAACTATCTTAAAGACTTTATTGAAGACTTCTTAGAACCATGTCACATTGCTAAGATGATTAGTCGTTATATGGTCGTCAATGAAACAGACAAAATTTTAATGGCATTACGTCCTTATCAAGTCTATGCGGTTGAGGCCATTTTAAATCGTGCGTTAGAAACAAATAACAATGGTTACATTTGGCATACCACAGGTAGTGGTAAAACACTGACTTCATTTAAAGCGAGTCAATTATTATCACAAGAAGAAAATATTAAAAAAGTGATTTTCTTAGTCGACCGTAAAGACTTAGATAATCAAACGTTAGCTGAATTTAATAAGTTCCAAGAAGACTCGGTTGATTTTACGGATAATACGCGTAAATTATTGAGACAATTAGCCGATCCAACTTTACCTTTAATTGTGACAACGATTCAAAAAATGGCGAATGCAGTGAAGTCCAATCACTCAGTAATGGAATCATATAAACAAGATAAAGTGATTTTTATTATTGATGAGTGTCATCGTACGCAATTCGGAGATATGCATCGTTTAATTAAGCAACATTTTGAAAATGCACAGTATTTCGGATTTACGGGGACACCACGTTTTGAAGAAAACAAGAGTCAAGATGGCCGAGCTACAGCGGACATTTTTGACAAATGTTTACATCACTATCTCATTAAAGACGCTATTAGAGACCATAATGTCCTTGGATTTTCAGTTGAATACAATCAAACGTTTAATTCACATGACGACTTAGACGAAGAATATATATCAAAAATTAATACCTCAGAAATTTGGATGGCAGATGAACGTATTGAAGCTGTTTGTCGACATTTGATTTCAAATTATCACAAGAAAACAGATAACGGAAATTACACGTCTATGTTTGCGGTTCAAAGTATTCCAATGGCGATTAAATATTATGACATATTCCAAAGACTGAAAACCGAAGGTGTTCATGATTTAAATGTTGCAACCATTTTTACGTATCAAGCCAATGAAGATACACAAGAAGGTGAAAAACAGGAACATTCAAGAGAAATTCTCGACCGTATTATGAATGATTATAATCAAACATTTAAAACGAATTATAATACGGATAATTTCGAAGGCTACTTTTCTGACGTATCTAAGCGTATGAAAGAAGTTGTTCGTGATGACAAAATCGACATTCTCATTGTTGTTAATATGTTTTTGACAGGCTTTGATAGTAAAAAGTTGAATACTCTTTATGTCGATAAAAACTTGAAACATCATGATTTAATTCAAGCCTATTCAAGAACGAATCGTGTAGAAAAAGAGCGTAAACCTTACGGTAATATTGTGTGTTATCGTGATTTGAAACAACAAACCGATGAAGCGATTGAGATTTTTTCACAAACAGATAATACCGATACGGTGTTAAGTTTATCGTATGAAGAATACTTAGGAAATTTTAAAGATATCTTAAAAGAAGTCTTTCAATTAGCGCCAACCCCTTTAGATGTCGATAGATTAGAGGCCGAGAATCTGAAAAAAGAATTTGTCATTGCATTCCGTGATTTATCTAATACACTCATCAAATTAAAAACCTTTGATGAATTTCAATTTACAGAAAATGAACTCGGGATTGCAGAACAAACCTATGAAGATTATAAAGGGAAATACTTAAATATCTATGAAGACGTGATACGTGGTAAAAAAGTAGATAATGATGATGCTGTGTCCGTTTTAGATGATATTGACTTCCAAGTTGAATTAATGCGCAATGATTTGATTAATGTGAAGTATATCATGGATTTAATAGGTCAAATTAATCTATCTGACGTGAAAGCACGTGATGAAAAACGTCATCAAATTCATAAGTTATTAGATAAAGCTGATGATCAACAATTACGTTTGAAAGCCGATTTGATTCGTAGTTTCTTAGATAAAGTTGTGCCATCATTAAAAGAGGATTCAGATATTAATGAAGCTTACTATGAATTTGAAGACAAAAAAAAAACCAAAGAAATTGATGCATTTGCAGAACAAAAAGCCTTTTCTGCTATGTTACTTAACGAAGCTGTTAATGAGTATGAATATAGTGGAAATATTGACCGTAAATCTATCGGTCAAAATATTTCAGAACCTTTTATGAAACGTAAACGAAAAACCGACCAAATTATACAGTTTATTGAAGATACTGTTGAAAAATATGGTATGGTTGAATAATTTTTATAAAATCCTTGTATTTTTTCTTTACTACAAGGATTTTACATTATATACTTAGTCTGTAGTAATAAAAAAATACAAAAAGAAGGTGAACAAAATATCGCAGCTATTTACATTTCATAATGGTTCATTAATTAATAGACTTGAAGTTGTAGAAACATCTCAAGGGGTAACATTACCGATTTATGACCAACGTATGATGGAGTTCGATGAGGGAGTGTTTCAACCGACAACACATCAGCCTAAGCATGTAACATTAAGCACAACACATCAAGCCAAGATAGTTCATACGGGTGATATCGTGATTAATATGATGACGAGTGAGTGTGTCATTGTGAGTCAACAACATCATGAAAGTATTCTCCCTTATAATTATACGCATATTGAGATTGATACAGCACATATCGATGTTAACTATTTTGTCTATTGGATGAATGCTTCATCTCAAGCGAAGAGTCAGTTAAATCAATTTAAACAAGGAGGTTCATTAGTTAAAAAATTAACATTGAATCAACTTAAACAACTTAAGATGACGCTACCTCCATTAGAACAACAACAACGTATAGGAAAACTTAATGAACGACGTAGACATTTAAAGTATTTACAAGCGAAACGAACTTATTTGATGGACCAATTTTTATCAGAATATTTATTTAAGGAGGACATTTAGATGTCAACAACGGAAAAACAAAGACAACAACAAGCCGAATTACAAAAGAAATTATGGAGTATTGCGAATGATTTACGTGGGAACATGGATGCAAGCGAGTTTAGAAATTATATTTTAGGGCTCATCTTTTACCGCTTTTTATCAGAAAAAACAGAAGAAGAAGTGGCTGAGTTATTAAAAGAAGACAATATTTCATATGCAGAAGCATGGGAAGATGAAGAATATCGCGAAGCGTTACAACAAGAGTTAATCAATTTAATTGGTTTTGTAATTGAACCTCAAGATTTATTTAGTCATCTAATTCAAAAAATTGAAACTCGAACATTTGAAATTGAAGATTTGCATAAAGCGATTAATAAAATCGAAGAATCAACACGTGGTGAAGACAGTGAAGAAGACTTTGATCATTTATTCGCTGATATGGATTTAAACTCCACACGTTTAGGTAATACCAATGCAGCACGTACGAAACTTATTTCAAAAGTCATGGTTAATTTAGCTACACTTCCGTTTGTGCATAGTGATATTGAAATTGATATGTTAGGGGATG from Staphylococcus taiwanensis includes the following:
- a CDS encoding type I restriction endonuclease subunit R — encoded protein: MAYQSEYALENEVLQQLESLGYERVNIHNVEQLHDNFRNIINERHKDKLNGKPLTDREFERLMTGINGKSVFDSAMQLRDSYVLKRDDDTDLYLNFMNLKQWCQNKFQVTNQISVKDKYKSRYDVTILINGLPLVQIELKRSGVAITEAFNQIERYRRQNYTGLFRYIQLFVVSNKMETRYYANSDREIFKGQMFYWSNEQNERINYLKDFIEDFLEPCHIAKMISRYMVVNETDKILMALRPYQVYAVEAILNRALETNNNGYIWHTTGSGKTLTSFKASQLLSQEENIKKVIFLVDRKDLDNQTLAEFNKFQEDSVDFTDNTRKLLRQLADPTLPLIVTTIQKMANAVKSNHSVMESYKQDKVIFIIDECHRTQFGDMHRLIKQHFENAQYFGFTGTPRFEENKSQDGRATADIFDKCLHHYLIKDAIRDHNVLGFSVEYNQTFNSHDDLDEEYISKINTSEIWMADERIEAVCRHLISNYHKKTDNGNYTSMFAVQSIPMAIKYYDIFQRLKTEGVHDLNVATIFTYQANEDTQEGEKQEHSREILDRIMNDYNQTFKTNYNTDNFEGYFSDVSKRMKEVVRDDKIDILIVVNMFLTGFDSKKLNTLYVDKNLKHHDLIQAYSRTNRVEKERKPYGNIVCYRDLKQQTDEAIEIFSQTDNTDTVLSLSYEEYLGNFKDILKEVFQLAPTPLDVDRLEAENLKKEFVIAFRDLSNTLIKLKTFDEFQFTENELGIAEQTYEDYKGKYLNIYEDVIRGKKVDNDDAVSVLDDIDFQVELMRNDLINVKYIMDLIGQINLSDVKARDEKRHQIHKLLDKADDQQLRLKADLIRSFLDKVVPSLKEDSDINEAYYEFEDKKKTKEIDAFAEQKAFSAMLLNEAVNEYEYSGNIDRKSIGQNISEPFMKRKRKTDQIIQFIEDTVEKYGMVE
- a CDS encoding restriction endonuclease subunit S; this encodes MNKISQLFTFHNGSLINRLEVVETSQGVTLPIYDQRMMEFDEGVFQPTTHQPKHVTLSTTHQAKIVHTGDIVINMMTSECVIVSQQHHESILPYNYTHIEIDTAHIDVNYFVYWMNASSQAKSQLNQFKQGGSLVKKLTLNQLKQLKMTLPPLEQQQRIGKLNERRRHLKYLQAKRTYLMDQFLSEYLFKEDI